Proteins found in one Cloacibacillus sp. genomic segment:
- a CDS encoding ComEA family DNA-binding protein: MAFRHSGKLLAAAGVLCFALAFVLLGSFKGEFGKDTAGKGSVPPMMQDTIDVTPSKTAADGPDDAPKQIAATEPNADENGAKWVVYVTGAVKRPGVYEVAPGARVYEALKAAGGFSDSANQEAVNLAAKLQDGQQIKFLKKGEAPAAAAPAQAGAGTVRQTPQSAELPPRININTAQQSELETIRGVGPKTAQAIIEYRTANGPFARAEDIMNVKGIGPKKYDAMKERISAGN; this comes from the coding sequence ATGGCCTTTAGACATTCCGGCAAGCTGCTGGCGGCGGCGGGCGTTCTCTGCTTTGCGCTGGCCTTCGTGCTGCTGGGCTCGTTCAAGGGAGAGTTTGGAAAAGACACGGCAGGCAAAGGTTCTGTGCCGCCTATGATGCAGGATACGATAGACGTCACGCCGTCAAAGACGGCGGCCGACGGGCCGGACGACGCGCCGAAGCAGATAGCGGCCACGGAGCCAAACGCAGACGAAAACGGCGCGAAATGGGTCGTCTATGTGACCGGCGCCGTAAAAAGGCCCGGCGTCTACGAGGTCGCGCCCGGCGCGCGCGTCTATGAGGCGCTTAAAGCGGCGGGCGGTTTCTCCGATTCGGCAAATCAAGAGGCCGTCAATCTCGCGGCAAAGCTTCAGGACGGCCAGCAGATAAAATTCTTGAAAAAGGGTGAAGCGCCAGCTGCCGCCGCGCCCGCGCAAGCCGGCGCAGGTACGGTGCGGCAGACGCCGCAAAGCGCGGAGCTGCCGCCACGCATAAATATCAATACGGCGCAGCAGAGCGAGCTTGAAACGATACGCGGCGTCGGCCCGAAGACGGCGCAGGCCATCATAGAATACCGCACCGCAAACGGCCCCTTCGCGCGCGCGGAGGACATCATGAACGTCAAGGGCATCGGCCCCAAAAAATACGACGCTATGAAAGAACGTATCAGCGCGGGTAACTGA
- a CDS encoding ComEC/Rec2 family competence protein produces MLITAALAFCTARRSPRGFYAVFAAVVVCCAFASSLCLARLVQDEPFPDSAKFTARVLLVRPWGRSAALLLETPYGRAAAYVPQKEAPRAGAEVFVRAASFEFKKAERPGGFDERFYWRARNASRRLVVFEMKETGAPRGLAAWRARVERAFAEKLPPLSSAYMAALTTGARDDDIQELHKKAGTSHLLAISGFHVALLAGALFWLFGKNLRGAIVVSAAIWLYVAAAGAPAGGLRAALMTELCLAAFLAGRPRSAFNGVSCAALFLLLWNPWYFFDLGFRLSVLAALFISAAASVVPQNWKGAAAVAVLVWFVTAPLTASAFGLIPMAGLVLNIVAVPWFSLLFPLVALLSLPALAGLPFARLAAAASEALLLFSHKALSAGSSLVPWAAGPSSALTAAALVIFICAVCARCRVKMETAPILCAIFLFILLYCPSML; encoded by the coding sequence GTGCTTATCACAGCCGCGCTTGCTTTCTGCACGGCGCGCCGCTCTCCGCGCGGCTTTTACGCGGTGTTTGCGGCGGTCGTCGTCTGCTGTGCCTTTGCCTCGTCGTTGTGCCTTGCGCGGCTTGTGCAGGACGAGCCCTTTCCTGATTCCGCGAAGTTTACGGCGCGCGTGCTTTTGGTGCGTCCCTGGGGACGCAGCGCGGCGCTTCTGCTTGAGACTCCGTATGGACGAGCCGCGGCCTACGTGCCGCAAAAGGAGGCGCCTAGGGCGGGCGCTGAGGTTTTTGTACGCGCCGCGTCGTTTGAGTTCAAAAAAGCGGAACGTCCCGGCGGCTTTGACGAACGCTTTTACTGGCGCGCGCGAAATGCGTCGCGCCGCCTCGTCGTCTTTGAGATGAAAGAAACCGGCGCGCCGCGCGGGCTTGCCGCCTGGCGGGCGCGCGTTGAACGGGCCTTCGCCGAAAAGCTGCCGCCGCTTTCTTCTGCGTACATGGCTGCGCTTACGACAGGCGCGCGCGACGACGACATACAGGAGCTCCACAAAAAAGCCGGAACCTCGCATCTTCTTGCCATCTCTGGGTTCCATGTTGCGTTGCTTGCAGGCGCGCTCTTCTGGCTATTTGGAAAAAACCTTCGCGGCGCGATCGTGGTCTCGGCCGCGATATGGCTTTATGTAGCGGCGGCAGGCGCTCCGGCGGGCGGCCTTCGTGCCGCGCTTATGACGGAACTGTGCCTAGCCGCCTTTTTAGCGGGAAGGCCGCGCTCTGCCTTCAACGGCGTAAGCTGCGCCGCGCTTTTTTTGCTGCTTTGGAACCCGTGGTACTTTTTTGACCTTGGCTTTCGTCTCTCCGTGCTTGCCGCGCTGTTTATATCGGCCGCGGCCTCGGTCGTTCCTCAAAACTGGAAGGGCGCGGCGGCCGTCGCCGTCCTCGTATGGTTCGTTACAGCGCCGCTCACCGCCAGCGCCTTTGGCCTCATCCCCATGGCGGGGCTTGTGCTGAACATTGTAGCCGTGCCGTGGTTTTCTCTTCTCTTTCCGCTCGTTGCGCTGCTTTCGCTGCCGGCGCTGGCTGGGCTTCCCTTTGCGCGGCTTGCGGCAGCCGCGTCGGAGGCGCTGCTTTTATTTTCGCACAAGGCGCTTTCGGCCGGTTCTTCGCTCGTTCCGTGGGCGGCCGGCCCATCGTCCGCGCTCACGGCGGCTGCGCTTGTCATTTTTATCTGCGCCGTCTGCGCGCGCTGCCGTGTAAAAATGGAAACGGCGCCTATTCTCTGCGCAATTTTTCTCTTTATCCTACTCTATTGCCCTTCGATGTTGTAA
- a CDS encoding type III pantothenate kinase yields the protein MLLVFDIGNTNTVMGIYKGSELVKQWRLTSKKQTADEVGFMILGLLSASGINKEEIEGAIFGSVVPSLDEMFLEGVRKYIGVEAMRVSPRLNTGLTIKMKNPTGLGADRLLNAVAGIAKYGAPLIVVDLGTAITFDVISQEGAYLGGIIAPGMELSMESLFSRTAQLPQIELCAPEHYIGGDTTEAIQSGIIYGTVGLVDKVIKGVFKELGGPCRVVATGGHAPIISKYSNRVDTVDQWLTLDGLRILYERSREK from the coding sequence ATGCTCCTTGTCTTTGACATTGGGAACACGAATACTGTAATGGGGATCTACAAAGGAAGCGAGCTTGTCAAGCAATGGAGGCTCACCTCAAAGAAGCAGACGGCGGACGAAGTCGGCTTTATGATACTGGGACTGCTTTCGGCCTCCGGCATAAATAAAGAGGAGATAGAGGGAGCCATCTTTGGAAGCGTCGTCCCGTCGCTGGACGAGATGTTCCTCGAAGGCGTGCGCAAGTACATCGGCGTCGAGGCCATGCGCGTCTCCCCGCGCCTCAACACGGGGCTTACGATAAAGATGAAAAACCCTACGGGGCTTGGCGCGGACAGGCTGCTGAACGCGGTGGCGGGAATTGCGAAATACGGCGCGCCGCTCATAGTAGTCGATCTCGGCACTGCGATAACCTTTGACGTGATCTCGCAGGAGGGGGCCTACCTTGGCGGCATCATAGCGCCGGGCATGGAGCTCAGCATGGAATCGCTCTTCTCGCGCACGGCGCAGCTGCCGCAGATAGAGCTTTGCGCGCCCGAGCATTACATAGGCGGAGATACGACCGAGGCCATCCAGTCCGGCATCATATACGGCACTGTGGGGCTTGTGGACAAAGTTATAAAGGGCGTCTTCAAAGAGCTTGGCGGCCCGTGCAGAGTAGTGGCCACCGGCGGACACGCGCCGATAATCTCAAAATATTCAAACCGTGTGGATACAGTGGACCAGTGGCTGACGCTGGACGGTCTTCGGATACTTTATGAGCGAAGCCGCGAAAAATAG
- a CDS encoding tRNA-dihydrouridine synthase family protein has product MSEAAKNRLKERGFDAALPGFPREIGGVAVENPIWLAPLAGITFASFRRFHRMMGAGLVHTEMVSALGLIHNGRKTKELLCRTNDEGPCALQLFGAKADDVARGAAFALENYSFEALEINMACPMPKVTKKGSGSKLMEYPNEAAAMMRALKGFGLPVWAKIRVMPGADVEETAAFSERLFEAGADFIFVHGRTPSQRYEGVADRDAVGRIAVRFPGRIGGSGDCYTPRDFEDYLERGCASVLAGRGILRDAFLIAETLRQLGANVPQELAAPTAAAQAEMLIELGEAICAAEGEPLAMTIARRMLGALFKGFPGAAQLRREGAMTKSWGELAPLLRNWRPTELE; this is encoded by the coding sequence ATGAGCGAAGCCGCGAAAAATAGATTAAAAGAGCGGGGCTTTGACGCGGCCCTTCCCGGCTTTCCGCGCGAAATAGGCGGCGTCGCCGTTGAAAATCCTATATGGCTTGCGCCTCTTGCCGGAATAACCTTCGCCTCTTTCCGGCGCTTTCACCGGATGATGGGCGCGGGGCTGGTGCATACGGAGATGGTAAGCGCGCTTGGGCTCATCCACAACGGGCGCAAAACAAAAGAACTGCTCTGCCGCACAAACGACGAAGGCCCGTGCGCGCTTCAGCTTTTTGGCGCAAAGGCGGACGACGTAGCGCGCGGCGCGGCATTCGCGCTTGAGAATTACAGCTTTGAGGCGCTTGAGATAAACATGGCCTGCCCGATGCCCAAGGTGACGAAAAAGGGCAGCGGCTCAAAGCTGATGGAATATCCGAATGAGGCGGCGGCTATGATGCGCGCGCTGAAGGGCTTCGGCCTGCCGGTGTGGGCAAAGATACGCGTCATGCCCGGTGCGGACGTGGAAGAGACTGCGGCCTTCAGCGAAAGGCTCTTTGAGGCTGGCGCGGATTTTATCTTCGTCCACGGCAGAACTCCGTCGCAGAGATACGAGGGCGTGGCCGACCGCGACGCGGTAGGCCGGATAGCGGTGCGCTTTCCGGGGCGCATCGGCGGAAGCGGCGACTGCTACACGCCGCGCGACTTTGAGGACTACCTTGAAAGAGGATGCGCCTCGGTACTCGCCGGACGCGGCATACTGCGCGACGCCTTTTTGATAGCGGAGACGCTGAGGCAGCTTGGCGCAAATGTCCCGCAGGAGCTTGCCGCCCCAACGGCTGCGGCGCAGGCCGAGATGCTCATTGAGCTGGGAGAGGCGATATGCGCCGCCGAAGGAGAGCCGCTTGCGATGACGATAGCGCGCAGGATGCTTGGCGCGCTCTTCAAAGGTTTTCCCGGAGCCGCTCAGCTGAGGCGTGAAGGCGCTATGACCAAAAGCTGGGGCGAGCTTGCGCCGCTTTTGAGAAACTGGCGTCCGACAGAACTTGAATAA
- the lysS gene encoding lysine--tRNA ligase, whose protein sequence is MAEEKKIEQQQQTTMPEEEIFRQRKDKLMRLRAEEGYDPYQQDHYEVKHTLAHVKEHFDGLQPEEWATDEIQTAGRIIVLRRHGKTAFATFEDEHDRLQLCFQFDVLGETDYAFFKKWVDAGDFIGLVGVPFRTQRGELTLSVKKFTLLSKALRPMPEKYHGLKDMEVRYRQRYADLIANPEVRETFRKRTKIIQTFRRVLDAHDSLEVQTPILATIAGGANARPFVTHHNTLDIDMYMRIATELYLKRLVVGMMGRVYEIGQQFRNEGMDQRHNPEFTTLEVYWPYGNYVDMMNLAEELIVASADEVGSRVVNYQGVELNLNPPFRRATMTELVTEHTGIDFAAITDEEARRQAALRGLEVKPTDTRFDLLPVFFEEYVEEELIQPTFVIGHPTVISPLSKRNKENPDITDRFELFINSWEVANAFSELNDPLDQRERFLDQARKKAEGDDESHPFDEDFINALEYGLPPTGGMGIGMDRVVMLLTNSKSIRDVLFFPTMRPKD, encoded by the coding sequence ATGGCAGAAGAAAAGAAGATCGAACAGCAGCAGCAGACGACAATGCCCGAGGAGGAGATATTTCGTCAGCGTAAAGACAAGCTGATGCGCCTCCGCGCGGAAGAGGGCTACGACCCCTATCAGCAGGATCATTACGAGGTAAAGCATACGCTTGCCCATGTGAAAGAACATTTCGACGGCCTTCAGCCCGAAGAATGGGCCACGGACGAAATTCAGACGGCCGGCCGCATCATCGTGCTGCGCCGCCACGGAAAGACCGCCTTCGCCACCTTTGAAGACGAGCACGACAGGCTCCAGCTCTGCTTCCAGTTTGACGTGCTTGGCGAAACGGACTACGCCTTTTTCAAAAAATGGGTAGACGCGGGAGACTTCATCGGCCTCGTAGGCGTCCCCTTCCGCACGCAGCGCGGCGAGCTTACGCTCTCCGTCAAAAAGTTCACGCTGCTTTCAAAGGCGCTTCGCCCGATGCCCGAGAAATACCACGGGCTTAAGGACATGGAGGTGCGCTACCGTCAGCGCTACGCCGACCTTATAGCTAACCCCGAGGTGCGCGAGACCTTCCGCAAACGCACAAAGATAATACAGACCTTCCGCCGCGTGCTCGACGCGCACGATTCGCTGGAGGTGCAGACGCCGATACTTGCAACAATAGCGGGCGGCGCCAACGCGCGTCCCTTTGTGACGCATCACAACACGCTCGACATAGATATGTACATGAGGATAGCGACGGAGCTCTACTTAAAGCGCCTCGTCGTCGGCATGATGGGCCGCGTCTACGAGATCGGCCAGCAGTTCCGCAACGAGGGCATGGACCAGCGCCACAACCCTGAGTTCACGACGCTTGAAGTCTACTGGCCCTACGGCAACTACGTTGATATGATGAACCTGGCCGAAGAGCTGATAGTGGCAAGCGCCGACGAAGTAGGCTCGCGCGTAGTAAACTATCAGGGCGTCGAGCTGAACCTGAACCCGCCGTTCCGCCGCGCAACAATGACGGAGCTTGTCACCGAGCACACCGGAATAGATTTTGCCGCGATAACCGACGAAGAGGCGCGCCGTCAGGCCGCTCTGCGCGGGCTTGAAGTGAAGCCTACGGACACCCGCTTTGACCTCCTCCCCGTATTCTTTGAGGAATATGTGGAAGAAGAGCTTATTCAGCCCACATTCGTAATAGGACACCCGACGGTCATATCGCCGCTTTCAAAGCGCAACAAAGAAAACCCAGACATCACCGACCGCTTCGAGCTCTTCATCAACTCATGGGAGGTTGCGAACGCCTTCAGCGAGCTTAACGACCCGCTCGACCAGCGCGAGCGTTTCCTCGACCAGGCGCGCAAAAAGGCCGAAGGCGACGACGAGAGCCACCCGTTTGACGAAGATTTCATAAACGCGCTCGAATACGGGCTGCCCCCGACCGGCGGGATGGGCATCGGCATGGATCGCGTCGTCATGCTGCTGACAAATTCAAAGAGCATCAGAGACGTGCTCTTCTTCCCGACGATGAGGCCGAAGGATTAA
- the ligA gene encoding NAD-dependent DNA ligase LigA translates to MALPSSEESKKRAELLRGEIERHARLYYAQDAPEISDFEYDRLMRELQEIEAASPELVTPDSPTHRIGAAPRDGFVKVEHASAMMSLDNALDREELAVFYTKLCEALHEENVPVLCEPKIDGLAVSLVYEDGLFSSGATRGDGKVGEDVTANLRTIKTLPLRLAHPIPGRFEVRGEVCIDKKGFEALNAAREERGESLFANPRNAAAGSLRTLDPKETARRNLKIYLYQIIDPEKYGITTQRQMLEEIAALGLPMQGEDRLCHSLSQIYDYLLQWETKRFEHPIDTDGVVVKLNDIALRLVLGITSKAPKWAVAFKFPPEEKLTRIQNIEVTVGRTGVLTPTAVFDPVHLAGTIVRRAGLHNQDDIDKKDARVGDYIWVRKAGEIIPEVVRVEYDKRPDGTEPFKIPDICPVCGSHAVRLPGEAAIKCTNSGCPAQVKERIIHFAARGAMDISGMGDKLIDRLVELGLLHNYADIYSLTAPELAVLDRLGEKSAQNIINAIEKSKSRPLGALIGALGISSVGEKTAEDLAARFGSIEALQKTARDNEPELELTDGIGEVIAQSLHAWFSEPHNEEMLARLKAAGVNFESHAPKVDKTLLPWNGLKFVLTGELAKMTRPVAEAKIKSMGGVVAGSVSKKTSFVVVGEAPGSKYQKALALGVPVLDEEQFEKKLKEAAEEAK, encoded by the coding sequence ATGGCACTGCCCTCATCCGAAGAATCGAAAAAAAGAGCGGAGCTGCTGCGCGGCGAGATCGAACGCCACGCGCGGCTCTACTACGCGCAGGACGCGCCGGAGATATCCGACTTTGAGTACGACAGGCTCATGCGTGAACTGCAAGAAATAGAGGCGGCGAGCCCGGAGCTTGTAACGCCGGATTCGCCGACGCACAGGATAGGCGCCGCGCCGCGCGACGGCTTTGTGAAGGTGGAGCACGCCTCTGCCATGATGAGCCTCGACAACGCGCTCGACCGAGAGGAGCTTGCCGTATTTTACACAAAGCTCTGCGAGGCGCTCCACGAAGAAAACGTTCCCGTCCTCTGCGAACCTAAAATAGACGGCCTCGCCGTCTCGCTCGTCTACGAAGACGGCCTATTTTCAAGCGGAGCCACGCGGGGCGACGGCAAAGTGGGGGAGGATGTCACAGCGAACCTCAGAACGATAAAAACGCTTCCCCTGCGGCTTGCGCACCCGATACCCGGACGCTTTGAGGTGCGCGGCGAGGTCTGCATAGACAAAAAAGGCTTTGAGGCGCTCAACGCGGCGCGCGAAGAACGCGGCGAGAGCCTCTTTGCAAACCCGCGCAACGCGGCGGCGGGGAGCCTCCGCACGCTTGACCCTAAAGAGACGGCGCGCAGAAATTTAAAGATATATCTTTATCAGATAATCGACCCGGAGAAATACGGGATAACGACGCAGCGTCAAATGTTGGAAGAGATAGCCGCACTTGGGCTGCCTATGCAGGGCGAAGACAGGCTTTGCCACTCGCTTTCGCAGATATACGACTACCTTCTGCAATGGGAGACGAAGCGTTTTGAGCATCCCATAGACACAGACGGCGTAGTTGTGAAATTAAACGACATTGCGCTGCGCCTCGTGCTGGGCATCACGTCAAAGGCGCCGAAATGGGCCGTCGCCTTTAAATTCCCGCCCGAGGAAAAGCTGACGCGGATACAAAACATCGAAGTTACGGTGGGCCGCACGGGAGTGTTGACTCCTACCGCAGTATTCGACCCTGTGCATTTGGCCGGCACGATAGTCCGCCGCGCCGGGCTGCACAATCAGGACGACATCGACAAAAAGGACGCGCGCGTGGGCGACTATATATGGGTGCGCAAGGCGGGCGAGATCATCCCCGAGGTGGTCCGCGTCGAATACGACAAACGCCCAGACGGCACGGAGCCGTTCAAAATACCGGATATATGTCCCGTCTGCGGCTCGCACGCGGTGCGGCTGCCCGGCGAGGCCGCAATAAAATGCACGAACAGCGGATGCCCCGCTCAGGTGAAGGAGCGCATCATCCACTTCGCCGCTCGCGGAGCGATGGACATAAGCGGCATGGGCGACAAATTGATAGACCGTCTCGTCGAGCTCGGGCTGCTTCACAACTACGCCGACATCTACAGCCTCACCGCGCCGGAACTTGCGGTGCTTGACCGCCTTGGCGAAAAATCGGCGCAGAACATTATAAACGCGATAGAAAAATCAAAGAGCCGCCCGCTTGGAGCTTTGATAGGCGCTCTTGGCATAAGCAGCGTCGGCGAAAAGACGGCGGAGGACCTTGCCGCGCGCTTTGGTTCGATAGAGGCGCTGCAAAAGACCGCGCGCGACAACGAGCCGGAGCTGGAACTGACGGACGGCATAGGCGAAGTTATAGCGCAGTCGCTTCACGCGTGGTTCTCGGAGCCGCACAACGAAGAGATGCTGGCGCGCCTTAAGGCCGCCGGAGTGAACTTTGAATCGCACGCGCCAAAAGTAGACAAAACGCTGCTTCCGTGGAACGGCCTGAAATTCGTGCTCACCGGCGAGCTTGCGAAGATGACGCGGCCCGTGGCGGAGGCCAAAATAAAATCTATGGGCGGCGTTGTGGCGGGCAGCGTCAGTAAAAAGACGAGCTTTGTCGTAGTGGGAGAGGCGCCCGGAAGCAAGTATCAAAAGGCGCTCGCGCTCGGCGTGCCGGTCCTTGACGAAGAACAGTTTGAGAAAAAATTAAAAGAGGCCGCAGAAGAGGCGAAATGA
- a CDS encoding Asp-tRNA(Asn)/Glu-tRNA(Gln) amidotransferase subunit GatC, which yields MIKQMEMDKERLSEVLTLSRIGLPEDKYQEVLDRVNDILRMCDKMRELADDDAAPFEWDVKKAPGRRADEPVKWDGRDAFLDGAPVRDGDFFRVPRIIALEDEGEE from the coding sequence ATGATAAAACAGATGGAAATGGACAAGGAACGCCTTAGCGAGGTGCTTACGCTCTCACGCATCGGCCTTCCCGAAGATAAGTATCAGGAGGTGCTCGACCGCGTCAACGACATTCTGCGCATGTGCGACAAAATGCGGGAGCTTGCCGACGACGACGCGGCGCCCTTTGAATGGGACGTCAAAAAAGCGCCGGGACGCCGCGCCGACGAGCCTGTCAAATGGGACGGCCGCGACGCCTTCCTTGACGGCGCGCCTGTGCGCGACGGAGATTTCTTCCGCGTGCCTCGCATCATAGCGCTTGAAGACGAAGGGGAGGAATAG
- the gatA gene encoding Asp-tRNA(Asn)/Glu-tRNA(Gln) amidotransferase subunit GatA gives MDFQKLSAREIAAGVKAGKFTAVEAARDAIERIKKYDKKYNSIVTLCEERAMAEAEAIDAAVARGEETGPLAGVPYAVKDNFCTQAIETTCGSKMLKGWLPPYDATAVKNMKEAGAVLVGKANMDEFAMGSTTESSVFGPTLNPRDTGRVPGGSSGGSAAAVAAGFVPIALGSDTGGSVRQPAAFCGVQGMKPSYGQISRYGIVAYASSLDQVGGLTKNIADMALVMEALAKPDDNDTTCDAYERPSFTAAVSGASLAGKKIAVLTGYDRDSIDKPLVEAADRAVEICRAAGAEIIEASLPVTMEHTVACYYMVALGDASSKLACYDGMRYGHHEDGKNLSEMYKRSRMEGFGEEVRRRILVGTCILTRGYYENYFVPATKVRQLISNEFKELFKKADALICPIVPALAYKRGLVEEDPVRMYLGDVFTTMANLAGLPSVSINLGFTPEGLPTCVQMLAPRFGDAELLSCAAVIENAAGAPEPVTEKEGC, from the coding sequence ATGGACTTCCAGAAACTTTCGGCGCGCGAAATAGCGGCCGGCGTCAAGGCCGGAAAATTCACGGCCGTTGAGGCCGCCCGCGACGCCATAGAGCGCATCAAAAAATACGACAAAAAATATAATTCCATAGTGACGCTCTGCGAAGAGCGCGCGATGGCGGAGGCGGAAGCGATAGACGCCGCCGTTGCGCGCGGCGAAGAGACCGGCCCGCTTGCCGGCGTTCCCTACGCCGTAAAAGACAACTTCTGCACACAGGCCATAGAGACGACCTGCGGCAGCAAAATGCTCAAAGGATGGCTTCCCCCGTACGACGCAACCGCCGTCAAAAACATGAAGGAAGCTGGCGCCGTCCTCGTAGGCAAAGCCAACATGGATGAATTTGCTATGGGCAGCACCACGGAAAGCTCCGTCTTCGGCCCGACGCTCAACCCGCGCGACACAGGACGCGTACCCGGAGGCAGCTCCGGCGGAAGCGCCGCCGCGGTGGCGGCGGGCTTTGTCCCGATAGCGCTGGGCAGCGACACGGGCGGCTCTGTGCGTCAGCCCGCCGCCTTCTGCGGCGTGCAGGGCATGAAGCCCTCGTACGGACAGATAAGCCGTTACGGGATAGTAGCCTACGCCTCGTCGCTCGACCAGGTGGGCGGTCTTACGAAAAATATCGCAGACATGGCGCTCGTCATGGAGGCGCTTGCAAAGCCCGACGACAACGACACCACCTGCGACGCCTACGAACGGCCCTCCTTTACAGCCGCCGTCTCGGGCGCGTCGCTTGCCGGCAAAAAAATCGCCGTGCTAACAGGCTACGACCGTGACAGCATAGACAAGCCGCTCGTTGAGGCGGCCGACCGCGCGGTAGAGATATGCCGCGCCGCCGGCGCTGAGATAATCGAAGCCTCGCTGCCCGTGACGATGGAACACACGGTCGCCTGCTACTACATGGTGGCGCTTGGCGACGCAAGCTCGAAACTGGCCTGCTACGACGGCATGCGCTACGGCCATCACGAAGACGGCAAAAACCTCTCCGAGATGTACAAAAGAAGCCGCATGGAGGGCTTCGGCGAAGAGGTGCGCAGGCGGATACTCGTCGGCACCTGCATACTGACGCGCGGCTACTACGAAAACTATTTTGTGCCGGCTACGAAGGTGCGCCAGCTCATATCGAACGAATTTAAAGAACTCTTTAAAAAGGCCGACGCCCTCATCTGTCCGATAGTGCCGGCGCTTGCCTACAAACGCGGCCTCGTCGAAGAAGATCCCGTGAGGATGTACCTTGGCGACGTCTTCACCACTATGGCGAACCTCGCGGGCCTTCCCAGCGTCAGCATAAACCTCGGCTTCACGCCGGAGGGGCTGCCGACATGCGTGCAGATGCTCGCGCCGCGCTTTGGGGACGCAGAGCTGCTTTCATGCGCCGCCGTCATCGAAAATGCGGCGGGCGCGCCCGAACCGGTGACAGAGAAGGAGGGCTGCTGA
- the gatB gene encoding Asp-tRNA(Asn)/Glu-tRNA(Gln) amidotransferase subunit GatB, with the protein MSRNVVIGLEIHLQLKTKTKLFCGCSTDYIGATPNTNVCPICLAVPGSLPVINDHAVDLAVKMGLGLHCDIKDKTRFHRKHYFYADLPKAYQITQYEHAIAQGGYLDIVADGKEKRVHLDHLHLEEDAGKLVHPTSDGRLSGAAYSLVDYNRGGMPLSEIVSMPDMNSPAEAIAYITQIRQLARYLEVSDGEMESGSLRVDVNVSLSNADGSLGTRVELKNINSLKSIERALEYEIARQNRVLDEGGQLVQETRLWDDAAGVTRSMRSKEGARDYRYYAEMDLAPIDAKPDYVEKIRAAMPEMPWDKRARFTEQYGISFEESQQLTEQRETADYFEALVASGAPAVKAANWMRMEVQRILRDAGMEITDFPVAAKELGSLIAKVESRDLSNTQAKDVLGAMYDGGLSLDAALKKCGAAGGRLTAEALCAVISKIFAEQPGAVETIKNGADKKGAKQKFLQGLVMRETRGSADPTEVAKTLAEMLAK; encoded by the coding sequence ATGAGCAGGAACGTTGTTATAGGACTTGAAATACATTTGCAGCTCAAGACAAAGACAAAGCTCTTCTGCGGCTGCTCGACAGACTACATCGGCGCCACGCCGAACACCAACGTCTGCCCCATCTGCCTGGCCGTTCCCGGCTCGCTCCCCGTCATAAACGACCACGCCGTAGACCTCGCCGTGAAGATGGGCCTCGGCCTGCACTGCGACATAAAAGACAAGACGCGCTTTCACCGCAAGCATTATTTCTACGCCGACCTGCCCAAGGCCTATCAGATAACGCAGTACGAGCACGCCATAGCTCAGGGCGGCTACCTCGACATAGTGGCCGACGGCAAAGAAAAACGCGTCCATCTCGACCACCTTCACCTTGAAGAGGACGCGGGAAAGCTGGTCCACCCAACATCGGACGGACGTCTTTCCGGCGCCGCCTACTCGCTAGTTGACTACAACAGAGGCGGAATGCCTCTTTCTGAGATAGTCTCCATGCCCGATATGAACTCTCCGGCGGAGGCCATAGCCTACATCACGCAGATACGCCAGCTCGCGCGCTACCTTGAGGTCTCCGACGGAGAGATGGAGTCCGGCTCTCTGCGCGTAGACGTCAACGTCTCGCTCTCAAACGCGGACGGCTCGCTCGGCACGCGCGTAGAACTGAAAAACATAAACTCGCTGAAATCAATAGAGCGCGCGCTTGAATACGAGATAGCGCGCCAGAACCGCGTGCTCGACGAAGGCGGCCAGCTTGTGCAGGAGACGCGCCTTTGGGACGACGCGGCCGGCGTCACCCGCTCGATGCGCAGCAAAGAGGGCGCGCGCGACTACCGCTACTACGCGGAGATGGACCTTGCTCCTATCGACGCAAAGCCCGACTACGTAGAAAAAATCCGCGCGGCGATGCCTGAAATGCCGTGGGACAAACGCGCGCGCTTCACGGAGCAGTACGGAATAAGCTTTGAAGAGAGCCAGCAGCTCACAGAACAGCGCGAGACGGCGGACTACTTCGAGGCGCTTGTTGCATCAGGCGCGCCCGCCGTGAAAGCCGCGAACTGGATGCGAATGGAGGTGCAGCGCATCCTGCGCGACGCCGGCATGGAGATAACCGACTTCCCTGTAGCGGCGAAAGAGCTTGGCTCGCTCATCGCCAAAGTCGAAAGCCGCGACCTTTCAAACACGCAGGCAAAAGACGTGCTGGGCGCCATGTACGACGGCGGCCTCTCGCTTGACGCCGCGCTGAAAAAATGCGGGGCGGCGGGCGGCAGACTTACCGCGGAGGCGCTTTGCGCCGTAATATCCAAAATATTTGCCGAGCAGCCCGGAGCCGTTGAAACGATCAAAAACGGCGCGGACAAAAAAGGCGCGAAGCAGAAATTCCTTCAGGGCCTCGTCATGCGCGAGACAAGAGGGAGCGCAGACCCGACGGAAGTAGCAAAAACGCTGGCCGAAATGCTGGCCAAATAA